From a single Solanum dulcamara chromosome 4, daSolDulc1.2, whole genome shotgun sequence genomic region:
- the LOC129887322 gene encoding CST complex subunit TEN1 produces the protein MATIASGALVNLEELVPSSQHFKHGISLRITGKLQDYDVETAVAVIVDRNASLKVDTQHLNINLRIGSIFQFIGELLLEPNHEAILKARVGRNVDGMDLNLYRQSLQLLRDFQAGH, from the exons ATGGCGACAATAGCTTCTGGTGCTTTGGTTAATTTAGAAGAGCTGGTTCCATCTTCGCAACACTTTAAGCATGGCATCTCTCTTCGCATTACTGGAAA GCTTCAAGATTATGATGTGGAGACTGCTGTTGctgtgattgttgatagaaatGCATCATTAAAAGTTGACACACAGCACTTGAATATCAATCTTCGCATTGGTTCCATCTTCCAGTTTATTGGAGAACTGCTTCTTGAACCCAATCATGAG GCAATTCTGAAGGCACGAGTTGGACGAAATGTAGATGGAATGGATCTCAATCTGTATCGTCAATCCCTGCAGCTCTTGAGAGATTTTCAAGCTGGTCATTGA